One window of the Pedobacter ginsengisoli genome contains the following:
- a CDS encoding Fic family protein — MKYNWELPDWPNFKVQLNKTEALLYEFALKTGEVNGILQTLPQNIQQEALLQIMISEAVKTSEIEGEFLSRQEVMSSIRNNLGLNIPSDIVHDRRAAGIGKLMIDVRNSFNNPLTKETIWEWHIALLGSSNRITIGAWRKGDEPMQVISGRIGNEIAHFEAPPSNRVPNEMEYFIDWFNETAPGGSREINSAPVRSAIAHLYFESIHPLEDGNGRIGRAIAEKALSQTLGRPVLLSLSETIEMDRPAYYAALKKAQQNNDISEWVNYFVSVTLTAQLKAKALVNFTLQKTRFFDKYKERLNSRQHKAIMKMLEMGIEGFKGGMTAKKYMSITKTSKATATRDLQVLSDLEILIAKGSGRSVHYDLNLKLI; from the coding sequence ATGAAATATAATTGGGAATTACCAGATTGGCCAAATTTTAAGGTGCAGCTTAATAAAACTGAGGCGCTATTGTACGAGTTTGCTTTAAAAACAGGAGAAGTGAATGGCATATTACAAACTTTACCTCAGAACATCCAACAGGAAGCGTTATTGCAGATCATGATTTCTGAAGCAGTAAAAACTTCCGAAATAGAAGGAGAGTTTTTAAGCAGACAAGAAGTTATGTCCTCAATTCGAAATAATCTAGGGCTTAATATTCCATCCGATATTGTGCATGATCGAAGGGCAGCTGGTATAGGTAAACTTATGATTGATGTTCGAAATTCATTTAATAACCCCCTTACTAAAGAAACAATATGGGAATGGCATATTGCATTACTAGGTTCATCGAATAGAATAACGATTGGGGCCTGGCGAAAAGGTGATGAACCGATGCAGGTTATATCTGGTAGGATTGGAAATGAAATAGCGCATTTTGAGGCACCACCTTCTAATCGGGTACCTAATGAAATGGAATACTTTATAGATTGGTTTAATGAAACAGCTCCCGGAGGCTCCCGTGAAATTAACAGTGCGCCTGTTAGATCTGCTATTGCACATTTGTATTTTGAATCAATACATCCACTTGAAGATGGGAATGGAAGGATAGGAAGAGCAATTGCTGAAAAGGCACTTTCTCAAACACTTGGAAGGCCAGTTTTGCTTAGTCTCTCTGAAACTATTGAAATGGATAGACCAGCATACTATGCGGCTTTAAAAAAAGCTCAACAAAATAATGATATTTCAGAATGGGTAAATTATTTTGTTTCCGTAACGCTAACAGCCCAGCTTAAAGCAAAAGCACTAGTGAATTTTACACTACAGAAAACCAGGTTTTTTGATAAATACAAAGAACGATTAAACAGTCGCCAGCATAAAGCTATCATGAAAATGTTAGAAATGGGTATTGAAGGATTTAAAGGCGGGATGACAGCAAAAAAATATATGTCAATTACTAAAACATCAAAAGCCACGGCTACAAGAGATTTACAGGTGCTAAGTGATTTAGAAATTTTAATAGCAAAGGGTAGTGGGCGCAGCGTGCATTATGATTTAAACCTTAAACTCATCTAA
- a CDS encoding NAD(P)/FAD-dependent oxidoreductase translates to MNSENNIIIIGGGLAGLTCAIHLLKAGFGVTLIEKNLYPQHKVCGEYISNEVLPYLKWLDADPAQLNPTEITRLFVSSASGKIINTALPLGGFGISRFTLDHFLLEKALQNGLAFINDTVNSIEFKDDTFSISTAKNGLHNAKIVIGAFGKRSSLDQKLERKFIQKKSPWLAVKAHYKGNIPSDLVALHNFKGGYCGVSKVENNLINICYLTDYESFKAYKSIPDFQNKVLYKNPWLKEIFENCIPMFDQPLTISQISFEKKEPVYNHILMIGDTAGLIHPLCGNGMAMAIHGAKICAELTIQFLNGNILSRTGLEEKYEKEWSRNFKSRLAIGKLLSAITRNEILFTLLLNLLIKFPSVLPKIIKKTHGKPII, encoded by the coding sequence ATGAATTCAGAAAACAACATAATTATTATTGGTGGTGGCCTGGCCGGATTAACCTGCGCTATACATTTACTAAAGGCAGGTTTTGGCGTTACGTTAATAGAAAAAAACCTTTACCCGCAGCATAAGGTTTGCGGCGAATACATTTCCAATGAGGTTCTCCCCTATTTGAAATGGCTGGATGCCGATCCGGCTCAGTTGAATCCAACAGAAATTACCAGGTTATTTGTTTCATCCGCCAGCGGCAAAATAATAAACACAGCATTACCCCTCGGAGGTTTCGGAATCAGCCGGTTTACCCTGGATCATTTCCTTTTAGAAAAGGCCCTGCAAAACGGCCTAGCCTTTATAAATGACACTGTAAATTCTATTGAATTTAAAGATGATACATTTAGCATTAGCACAGCCAAAAACGGGTTGCATAATGCTAAAATAGTAATTGGCGCTTTCGGAAAAAGATCGTCATTAGATCAAAAGCTGGAGCGTAAATTCATTCAAAAAAAGTCGCCATGGCTTGCCGTAAAAGCACATTATAAGGGTAATATTCCGAGCGATCTGGTTGCGCTTCACAATTTTAAGGGCGGATATTGCGGGGTTTCCAAAGTTGAAAACAACCTTATAAACATATGTTACCTAACCGATTACGAAAGTTTTAAAGCATACAAGAGCATTCCAGATTTTCAGAATAAAGTACTTTATAAAAACCCCTGGCTAAAGGAGATATTTGAAAACTGTATTCCTATGTTCGATCAGCCCTTAACAATAAGCCAGATCTCTTTTGAAAAAAAGGAACCAGTTTATAATCATATTTTAATGATTGGCGACACAGCTGGTTTAATCCATCCTTTATGTGGAAATGGCATGGCAATGGCCATTCATGGGGCAAAAATTTGTGCAGAGCTAACCATCCAATTTTTAAATGGCAATATCTTATCCAGAACCGGATTGGAAGAAAAATATGAAAAAGAATGGAGCCGTAATTTCAAAAGCAGACTAGCCATAGGAAAACTCCTGTCTGCAATTACAAGAAATGAAATACTATTTACCCTATTGTTAAATCTATTGATTAAATTTCCTTCTGTATTACCCAAAATCATTAAAAAAACTCACGGTAAACCAATAATTTAA
- a CDS encoding methyltransferase domain-containing protein yields the protein MFVNTDKRSDEPEIMDNFFMKGEILKDALDKIASINRLLGGNKVTLQGVETLLNERAYSNNAPKEIRILDVGCGNGDMLRVLADYALKNNLQFNLVGIDANTYTIGHARQLSKNYPNISYLCADIFNEIEQPGSYDVILCTLTLHHFKDPEILKLMNGFRNRAEMGIIVNDLHRSAIAYYLFLAICFVFRLNKMSKDDGLVSILRGFKKDDLLYYSRKLNFKKYTLKWKWAFRYQWIIPTFN from the coding sequence ATGTTTGTAAACACTGATAAAAGAAGCGACGAGCCTGAAATAATGGATAATTTCTTTATGAAAGGAGAAATACTAAAAGACGCTTTAGATAAGATTGCAAGCATAAACAGGCTATTGGGCGGCAACAAAGTAACCTTACAAGGTGTAGAAACTTTATTAAACGAAAGGGCTTATAGCAATAATGCCCCAAAAGAGATTCGTATTTTGGATGTGGGTTGCGGCAATGGCGATATGCTTAGGGTTCTGGCAGACTATGCTTTAAAAAACAACCTGCAATTCAACCTTGTTGGAATTGATGCCAATACTTATACCATTGGCCATGCCAGGCAATTATCAAAAAACTATCCAAACATAAGCTACCTATGCGCCGATATTTTTAATGAAATAGAACAACCAGGCAGTTATGATGTTATCCTTTGTACATTAACACTTCATCATTTCAAAGATCCGGAAATACTGAAGCTAATGAATGGCTTTAGGAACCGGGCAGAGATGGGAATTATTGTTAATGATTTACACAGAAGCGCTATTGCTTATTACCTTTTTTTAGCAATATGCTTTGTTTTCAGGCTAAATAAAATGTCTAAAGATGATGGCTTGGTGTCGATACTTAGGGGGTTTAAAAAAGACGATCTCCTATACTATTCCAGAAAGCTGAACTTTAAAAAATATACCTTAAAATGGAAATGGGCATTTCGCTATCAGTGGATAATTCCAACTTTCAATTAA
- a CDS encoding type III polyketide synthase codes for MSVKIQTIAKLLPRYSRKTKEIIPYLDLWLNGQEDRFIRKVKKIFENAGVDQRYSIMSPEQVFSNLTFQERNNIYVSEGINLATECLKKALEKAAWLPTDLDYLITVSCTGIMIPSIDAYLINALNLKQDIIRLPVTEMGCAAGVSGMIYANNFLKANPGKRAAVVAYESPTATFQVNDFSMANIVSAAIFGDGMACALLSSHPNDKGPKIVADEMYHFYNAEQMMGFKLANSGLQMVLDVAVPDTIESHFPDIIHPFLAKHNLTINDVDHLIFHPGGKKIVQLVEDLFGKLGKNIEDTKAVLKLFGNMSSATVLYVLERFMEAEPKAGDLGLVLSFGPGFSAQRILLKW; via the coding sequence ATGAGCGTTAAGATCCAAACTATTGCCAAGCTGCTACCCAGGTATTCAAGAAAAACTAAAGAAATTATTCCTTATTTAGATTTGTGGCTAAACGGGCAGGAGGATCGTTTTATTAGAAAAGTAAAAAAGATTTTTGAAAATGCAGGAGTTGATCAGCGCTACTCCATCATGTCGCCGGAACAGGTATTTAGCAATCTGACTTTTCAGGAAAGGAATAACATTTATGTAAGCGAAGGCATTAACCTGGCTACCGAATGCCTCAAAAAAGCGTTAGAAAAAGCTGCATGGCTGCCAACCGATCTCGACTACTTAATTACGGTAAGCTGCACTGGGATTATGATCCCTTCTATTGATGCTTACCTCATTAATGCGTTAAATCTGAAACAGGATATAATACGTTTACCTGTTACTGAAATGGGCTGTGCAGCTGGTGTTTCGGGCATGATATATGCCAATAATTTTTTAAAAGCCAACCCCGGAAAACGCGCGGCCGTAGTTGCATACGAATCTCCGACGGCTACTTTTCAGGTTAATGATTTTTCGATGGCCAATATAGTTAGTGCCGCAATTTTTGGTGATGGCATGGCATGTGCACTGCTTTCATCCCACCCTAATGACAAGGGGCCTAAAATTGTAGCTGATGAAATGTATCATTTTTACAATGCGGAGCAGATGATGGGTTTTAAACTGGCAAACAGTGGCTTACAGATGGTTTTGGATGTTGCAGTTCCTGATACTATTGAAAGTCATTTCCCCGATATTATCCATCCATTTCTGGCAAAACACAATCTAACTATAAATGATGTTGACCACCTGATTTTTCATCCGGGAGGTAAAAAAATTGTACAGCTTGTAGAGGACTTATTTGGTAAATTAGGTAAGAATATAGAAGATACTAAGGCGGTTTTAAAATTGTTCGGGAATATGTCGAGCGCTACAGTTTTATATGTTTTAGAACGCTTTATGGAAGCTGAGCCAAAGGCAGGAGATCTGGGGTTGGTGCTAAGCTTTGGCCCCGGTTTTTCTGCACAAAGAATATTGTTAAAATGGTAA
- a CDS encoding 3-hydroxyacyl-ACP dehydratase FabZ family protein produces the protein MNKEEILAHLPYSKPFLFVDELLHIDENGSSGTFTFDKDLDFYKGHFKDHPVTPGVILTETMAQIGLVCLGIYLTGSTEGGVPGHVMLTSTAIDFMKPVFPGEKVKVVAEKVYFRFKKLNCTVQMLNEQHEVVCKGTIAGMVTNKMNG, from the coding sequence ATGAATAAAGAAGAAATTTTAGCACACTTACCTTACTCCAAACCATTTTTATTTGTTGATGAATTACTGCATATCGATGAAAACGGATCAAGCGGAACTTTCACATTTGATAAAGATCTCGACTTTTATAAAGGTCATTTTAAAGATCATCCGGTTACACCTGGCGTAATTTTAACCGAAACAATGGCTCAAATTGGATTGGTTTGCTTGGGTATATACCTAACAGGAAGTACCGAGGGTGGCGTACCAGGACATGTAATGCTAACTTCTACTGCCATTGATTTTATGAAACCCGTATTTCCGGGAGAAAAAGTAAAAGTTGTTGCAGAAAAAGTATACTTCCGCTTTAAAAAACTAAACTGTACTGTGCAAATGCTAAATGAACAGCATGAAGTAGTTTGCAAAGGCACAATTGCCGGAATGGTAACCAATAAAATGAATGGATAA
- a CDS encoding beta-ketoacyl-[acyl-carrier-protein] synthase family protein, which yields MDNRVVVTGLGVVAPNGVGLTAFTDAIKKGISGIKYYPQLEQLQFSCQIAGKPELSDDLIAQYFTGLELRNFNSTGILYGVIAGMDAWKNAGLTILESEEPDWDSGAIFGTGTSGIEKFRESIYKVDDLQLRKLGSTVVAQTMASGISAYLGGKLGFGNQTTTNSSACITGTESILMAYERIKSGQATKMLAGSTSDSGPYIWAGFDALKVCTYKHNQSPDQGSRPMSASASGFVPGSGAGAVVLELLNSALKRGATIYAEILGGHINSGGQRGTGTMTAPNSIAVQRCIKGALQNAGINASQVDAINGHLTATSKDATEIQNWSVALNRKGSGFPYINSLKSTTGHCLSAAGSIECVASILQLHQDFIFPNVNCEDLNPEISDIVDSNKIPQRLLNSNVNIVAKASFGFGDVNACIILKKYTV from the coding sequence ATGGATAACAGAGTTGTTGTAACCGGATTAGGTGTTGTTGCCCCAAATGGAGTTGGTTTAACTGCATTTACGGATGCCATAAAAAAAGGCATTTCGGGCATTAAATACTATCCTCAGTTAGAACAATTACAGTTTTCTTGTCAGATAGCAGGTAAACCTGAACTGTCTGATGATTTAATTGCACAATATTTTACAGGCTTAGAACTAAGGAATTTTAATAGTACAGGCATCTTATACGGCGTTATTGCCGGTATGGATGCCTGGAAAAATGCGGGCTTAACAATTCTGGAAAGTGAAGAACCTGATTGGGACAGCGGTGCAATATTCGGAACCGGCACTTCGGGAATTGAAAAATTCAGAGAATCTATTTACAAGGTTGATGATCTGCAGCTAAGAAAACTTGGCAGTACTGTGGTTGCGCAAACCATGGCAAGTGGCATTAGCGCTTATCTGGGTGGTAAGCTTGGCTTCGGAAATCAGACAACCACCAACTCATCCGCTTGCATTACCGGCACAGAAAGCATTTTAATGGCTTATGAGCGAATTAAAAGCGGACAAGCGACAAAGATGCTGGCTGGCAGCACAAGCGACAGTGGACCTTATATTTGGGCCGGTTTTGATGCATTGAAAGTTTGCACCTACAAGCACAACCAATCTCCAGACCAAGGTTCCAGACCAATGAGTGCAAGTGCCAGTGGTTTTGTACCCGGAAGTGGCGCAGGAGCTGTGGTCCTGGAATTATTAAACAGTGCCCTTAAACGGGGTGCAACAATTTACGCTGAAATATTAGGAGGGCACATTAATTCAGGTGGACAAAGAGGCACCGGAACAATGACTGCTCCAAACAGTATTGCAGTTCAGCGCTGTATAAAAGGAGCTTTGCAAAACGCAGGCATAAATGCCAGTCAGGTAGATGCGATAAACGGGCACCTTACAGCAACTTCTAAAGATGCTACCGAAATTCAGAACTGGAGTGTAGCCTTGAACAGAAAAGGGTCGGGTTTTCCTTATATAAACTCTTTAAAATCTACAACAGGCCATTGCCTAAGTGCCGCCGGAAGCATTGAGTGTGTGGCTTCAATCTTACAATTACATCAGGATTTTATATTTCCAAATGTCAATTGTGAAGATCTGAATCCGGAGATTAGCGACATAGTAGATTCCAACAAAATTCCACAACGATTATTAAATTCAAATGTTAATATTGTGGCTAAAGCAAGCTTCGGGTTTGGTGATGTAAATGCTTGCATTATACTAAAAAAATATACTGTATAA
- a CDS encoding phosphopantetheine-binding protein, whose protein sequence is MDRAELIARLTPIIATYAQDKDAVASINETTDFIKDLKINSANLVDVILDVEEEFDIEIDNLSMERMLNVSAALEIIEDKLETK, encoded by the coding sequence ATGGACAGAGCAGAATTAATAGCAAGGCTTACGCCTATTATTGCCACTTATGCACAGGATAAAGATGCAGTGGCATCCATAAATGAAACAACTGATTTCATTAAAGATCTGAAGATCAATTCTGCCAACCTTGTTGATGTAATTTTAGATGTTGAAGAGGAATTTGATATCGAAATTGACAACCTTTCAATGGAACGCATGCTGAATGTTAGCGCTGCACTTGAAATTATTGAAGATAAACTGGAAACAAAATGA
- a CDS encoding 4'-phosphopantetheinyl transferase superfamily protein, with product MIGNDIVDLAQASVDSDWKRKGFLDKIFNLEEQFMISSGIHHSVIVWLLWSMKESAYKIYSREAKLREFAPLKLQCSNLIIHDNTATGNVAYDNELYYTKSFFDENYIHTVASAKPEELEKVEIKIIGHALFDYKKTKPASVSHHGAYLALVYL from the coding sequence ATGATCGGCAACGACATAGTTGATCTTGCCCAGGCCTCGGTTGACAGCGATTGGAAAAGAAAGGGTTTTCTGGACAAAATATTTAATCTGGAAGAGCAATTTATGATTAGCTCGGGCATTCATCATTCTGTAATTGTATGGTTGCTTTGGAGCATGAAAGAGTCTGCCTATAAAATATATTCAAGAGAGGCTAAACTCCGCGAATTTGCCCCGCTTAAGCTTCAATGCAGCAACCTGATAATTCATGACAACACCGCTACAGGAAATGTTGCTTACGACAATGAACTATATTATACCAAAAGCTTTTTTGATGAAAATTACATTCACACCGTAGCATCAGCAAAACCGGAAGAGCTTGAAAAAGTTGAAATTAAAATTATCGGCCATGCTCTTTTTGATTACAAAAAAACCAAACCGGCATCGGTAAGTCACCATGGCGCTTACCTTGCCTTAGTTTACCTATAA
- a CDS encoding exopolyphosphatase yields the protein MLRYAAIDIGSNAVRLLIADISKTEKGYSYKKNTLVRVPLRLGDDAFLDHRLSERKVEDLVKTMSAFKNLMDVYHVSKYLACATSAMREAENGAEVIKRIKKVADLDLEIIEGQREANIIYANHIEENLDAKKSYLYIDVGGGSTELSVFVNKEPIASKSFDIGTIRILDNQDKDETWEDMRLWVKENTKNLKNVAGIGTGGNINKLFRMSDEKEGLPLSFLKLKGLYNQLNGHSLKERINVFGLNPDRADVIIPACEIYITLMKWTGIKQIYVPKVGLADGIINLLIEENL from the coding sequence ATGTTAAGATACGCTGCAATAGATATAGGGTCAAATGCTGTAAGGTTACTGATAGCTGATATCTCAAAAACAGAAAAGGGTTATAGTTATAAAAAGAACACACTGGTAAGGGTGCCGTTAAGACTTGGGGATGATGCTTTTCTGGACCACAGGTTATCAGAACGTAAGGTAGAAGATCTTGTTAAAACAATGAGCGCTTTTAAAAATCTGATGGATGTTTATCACGTTTCGAAATACCTTGCCTGTGCTACCTCGGCTATGCGCGAAGCAGAAAATGGGGCTGAGGTTATAAAAAGGATTAAAAAAGTAGCTGATCTTGATCTGGAAATTATTGAAGGACAGCGCGAAGCAAATATCATTTACGCTAACCATATAGAAGAAAATCTGGATGCTAAAAAGAGCTACTTATATATTGATGTAGGAGGTGGTAGTACTGAGCTTTCTGTTTTTGTAAACAAGGAACCTATTGCCTCTAAATCTTTTGATATAGGTACCATCAGAATCCTGGACAATCAGGATAAGGATGAAACCTGGGAAGATATGCGCCTTTGGGTTAAAGAAAACACCAAAAACCTTAAAAATGTAGCAGGTATTGGAACCGGTGGTAACATCAATAAACTGTTCCGGATGTCGGATGAAAAAGAGGGATTACCGCTGTCGTTTTTAAAATTAAAGGGATTGTATAATCAGTTGAACGGACATTCTTTAAAGGAAAGAATCAATGTATTTGGTTTAAACCCGGATAGGGCCGACGTAATTATTCCGGCTTGCGAAATTTACATCACCTTAATGAAGTGGACTGGTATTAAACAAATCTATGTACCTAAAGTTGGTTTGGCCGACGGTATCATTAACCTGCTGATTGAAGAGAATTTATAG